In the genome of Raphanus sativus cultivar WK10039 chromosome 9, ASM80110v3, whole genome shotgun sequence, the window CTCAAAACCAATGGTCACGTGTTTTTGCTAGGAAAATTTCTTTTGTGAATATGTTTTTCGCCTAATCGTTCTCACATGTCTTTTTTTACAATTGTTACACGCGATTACTTGCAGTTCAAGTAATCTGAGAAGCCTTAAATTTGCATTTATGCCCACGATAACAATTGAGGGACTTACGGAAGCACTTGGGAAGCTTCCATTGCTTGAAGAATTCGAGGTCTCACACTTCACATTGTTGGGAGATTCTCTGAAAGTTGTCGGCCAGTCTTGTCCTAAACTGAAGACACTGAAATTACACCGGTACGGAATGGGGCCTCCTCGAGACGTGAGTGATGATGATGCTCTAGCTATCGCTGAAACAATGCCTGGACTTCGCTTCCTCCAACTTGTTGGAAACTGTTTGACAGACGTCGGCCTTAACGCCATTCTGGATAATTGTCCTTATCTGGAACACCTTGATCTACGTCTTTGTTTAAACCTTACAAATCTTGTCGGAGATTTGGAGATCGCTGAAACAATGCATGGACTTTCCTTCTTCCAACTTGTTGGAAACTGTTTGACACACGCCGGCCTTAACGCTATTCTGGATAATTGTCCTTATCTGGAACACCTTGATTTACGTCTTTGTTTAAACCTTACAAATCTTGTCGGAGATTTGGAGAAGCGGTGTTCCGAGAGGATCAAAGTTTTGAGACGACCTATTGACTCGACTCATGATTATCCGTatgatgtatatttttatgaagaTGATCCCTTTGAAGATGATTACCCTGAAGATTATGATATTTGATATGTTCAGTTACATGCATCTCTAGATTCGTGGTGAGATAATCTCATTATTTCTCAAgtgcttttttttttaggatCTTCCCTTCGTAGCCAtgttgtcttttctttttgcaaaactcttttttttttattattatattttactagGTTTTCGCGGTTTGAACATTTTGAAtctgttaattttttatattttattactatCTATATAAGttgttttatttaagtttttattttttataaatctttatgagctatatattttcaatagtTTTGCTTTATTTTTCTAGTATATTTGAAGTatgtttaaaaagaaattataagcTATAccacatatattttaatattatcaaataGAATTTCTATTCTTTAAACCAAATAATGAATGTGTATTAATTTTCTCTGCAGTGTTATTCTCTTTTGacatatacataatttatattttttggtatttttcaattctcgtttaaaattttgaatagtgTTTATGGAATTGttaaagtaaattatttttaatggtGTTACAGTGAATACTAATTTCCTACActgattttattagtttttaaatagGGAACATATGGTTAATCAAtataagttttaatttttatatatttttaaattaattctgttacaaatatgatttttctttttccctttttgatgtttttaattttgtgaAAGTATCTACTTTTCATCATTATAACCTGCATTtttgttgtatattttttatattgtatatataataagtaTACATCTACATTTGTTTTTTCCTTTCAGTTTTAGAGATTGTTTCTTTGTATGACGTATATTTTTCCATATATAGTTCTAAGTCAGTCTTTACTATATGTTTAATTATATTCAGGTTTTTTGTTATTGTATTCTTCACTTTTTAAATTATGTGTGTTTTCTAgtcttttatatatgtttagttaTATACTCAGTGTTAAGTCATTGTTGTTTGCAGTTCTGCATTTGTTTTGTGACttgcattttttttataattgtgaTATCAGTTTTGTTAgggtttttcttcttttatatatataaaaaatatttttacattctTTAAACCAAAGCTGTAGTTTAAAACAATAAGTAATATATGATAACAGTTGTAATTTATTAAACtgattaactttagtttttctttgttgTGTCTCTCAtgttacatttttataattttctcgCAATTCCTTTTTACACTTGTTgtatactattttaatatatgagaaaaaatattgtaatagcGTTTGAAATCTTTTTATCCAAAACACTTGTATATTCATCAaatataagaataaaattttgttttagtccaaaatatttaatctttttaaatcCAGAATTTGAACtgttttaagttaataatttttaactatCCATATCACATAAAAATTGAGAATAATTATATCATAATAgttaagtaatattttttagcTAACATGTTACTGTTTATTTTTATCACTGTTTTCAATAGATTAGTTgcatatattttgtatattatttgaatttcaaatattatttgtttcatCCACTTCTTTGTGgtaaattaaattaatgattCCATTTAGTTTTCTTTACTTGGTGCTATATAACAGGAAGCATAGAGATATATATGTGCATTACACTCTTTCCAAACCAATATGTAAACGACCACTTAGAAAACTGCTTgtcaatagaaaaatagaagaTGAATATATCATTTGAGACAAAGGAATGGAACAGAGCACGCATAGACAACCTACTCCCCGAGCTCACATCGTAGATCCTATCTCTACGACCCAGTCTATTGGGAACCCCTGACACCTACATATGGCCGCTCCAGAAATCCGGGGAGTACTCAGTGAAGTCGGGATACTTCTCGCTACAGGAGGCAAAGCAGCAGGTTATGACTTCACATCTAAATCTCGATCCCTCTTGGAATTGAAAGAAGCTCATTTGGACACCAGACCTCCTCTCCAAGCTCAAACTCTTCCTTTGGAAAGCTGCTAGGAATATCCTCCCTACGGGTGAGAACCTGCAAAGGAGAGGCGTTTTAGCAAACAAAAATTGCACTCGATGCGGAGAAACAGAGACAATCGATCATATCCTAATACAGTGCAAGTTTGCTAAAGACGTTTGGCAATTGGGACCATGGAAAGACACTATAGACACTACGGACCTCCCTACATTTGTAGAGATGATGAAGGAAGCAATCAAATGGACGAATCTCCCACCAGCTGGCATCATTGGAAATGCGTTCCCGTGGTTCTGTTGGACGATCTGGACTTCAAGAAATCGCCTCATCTTTGAAAAGAAAGTCGTGACCCCTCAAGAAGCTGCAACAAAGGCAATCGTCTCTCAGCAAAAGTGGGAACAGGCACAAACAGCAAAGCCGCCGCAACCCATGAACACAAATAGCCCTCCCCAATCGCAATCGATCAATCTCGAAGCTGTATTCTGTAACACCGATGCGGCTTGGAGATCCGACAAAAAAACTGTTGGATTAGGATGGATCTTCACCGATAGGGACTCCAACGAAATCAGCAGGGGCTCAGCTCACCAAGGGAACGTCCCCTCAGCGATCGTAGGAGAGGCACTGGCGATCCGAGAAGCCTTACTGCATGCAGCAACTCTACATATCAACCACATCTGTCTTCGCACAGATTCACAAGAGCTCGTTCGAGCTATCACATCGAGAAGGAAATCGACTGAACTCTTTGGGATCCAGTCGGATATCGACTTGTTGGTTTTCTCTCCATCTTCCCCTTTCTCCTCTGTTTCAATTGTCTTTGTCTCAAGGGTCCTGAATGGGCCTGCTGACTTACTAGCTAAATCATATCTCTCAATTTTCTGCAATTTGTAATGGGCCTGAGGCcataactttttctttttagttttaatgaattatccagttgcccaaaaaaaaaaaaatatatcatttgaGATAGATTGAATTTGTAAGATCTAACTCGTAACATTATGTAAATTAGACTCACTCaacaaaaagaatatttcaaaCGGTTTGATACTGATATAATAATTGGGTATATAAAATTACAGTGTCGTATATTCAAtaatgaaaaagataaaaaaaatttggtcacTATAAAGAACTTAAAGTGAAAACCACCACCCAAAACTTGATATATCATATAACATAAACCATGACTCTCCAAATTAAGCAAAGCTTCTTGGCCTGAGAAAGATTCCACATTGCTACTTACACTCCGGTTAATTAAGGGATTTTGTTTACACAAAATTAACAAACTTAGAAGAGAAGAAGCGTCAATGTTTGGATATGAAAGGATGGTGCTCTTTTGATTGATAATCTACCTTAGGCGTGAGATTGGTACCATCAAGTAGAATCGCAGATCTTTGAGTACATCACACATTGAGTACTTCTTTGGCTTTGTCTTCAAGCTCTCTATCGTGAAGTCTCGAGAGCCAGGTGTAAATTCCTGAAAATCCTTATTTTCTCCTCAGACACTTTCCAACTTACTCACCCTCACATGCAACTATTCGCAGTGTCTAACTCGATCTCTTCAGAAACATGGTAATGAAAAAGGTTAGACTAAACAGACAGAGTAATATTCACATCTGGTTCTCTCAAACCTGATAACCACGTAGACTTCGCCTTTTCTCCCCCGATATCGTGACACTGGCTGTCGAGAAACACTTTGCCGTTGTGTCGCAACGTCTCAATGGATTTATCCAGAGCCAACCATTTCCTAGATTCGAGTGTTTACCCATCCGCGCCATCAATCTATACGTCCGTGCGTATATACTTGACTGAACGGTTGCAGCTTGCAGGCATCCTGACTCAGGTGCTATCAGAAACGCACACCTCCTCCATTTTCAAAGCTCTTCGCAGCGTCTAAGTCGATCACTTAAGAAACATGGTAACGGAAATGGTTAAACTAAATAGACAATAGTATTATTCACtcataaataaacaaaagaaccacACTTTCAATCAGTATTTTACCTTGGAAAACATTACTATTAATTTGTCAGCTGTTGTTTCAGCCAACCCACCGCAAATATTCTCAAGAAACTCCTCATAATTACATAAGAGCTTCGTACCTCTTGCACCTACACTTCCATGTAAAATCCTGCTAACAAAGTCGAGAACCTTAATTCACGATTCTCAATCACAGTTTGGTGAACATTGCTGAAACACGTTTTAACCAAACTCAACAGCTCAGAAGTGCCATTGCCTGACCGACACTTAGCAACATTTCTTTGTTTTGTACGCCTGTtcattgaaaaaataaaaaagctcaGATTAGTAATATACCTTGTATAATCAACTCGGAAGTGTTCATTCGATATGGTTTCTATGCCTGACATAAGCTCAAGAAGGACTCCGCATATTGACCCACGAAAAAAGGACTCCAAAGTTATATACATCACTCTTCCCTGTTAGTTGTGATATATAGTAAGTACCTGTTACCATCAAAATAACAACAGTATTTTAAtgtcaaattaaatatatatgatgCGTCTAGCTTACTTGGGCTACAGATATCCAACTGTACACAATTTTCCAGAGACTTGCAAGGCCCTGTCAACTGCCCATTTAGACATACAGAAATCTGAAACCTTTGCTCGCATGTGTTTATCAAGTAAGATGTTACTTGTCTTGAGGTCCATCTGTATGATCTCTTGAACACCATGTGCGACGATGTTTGATCATTACATAAAGACAATCAAAACCATTAAAAAGCAGGTACCGCATAATGTTTGGAACAGAGATTAAAGACTCTTACCATTTTGCTTTGTAATAATGTGACCAGACCTCAAACATCTTTTGCTAATTGAAGCCGTTCAATCGGATAGAATAAGGCTTCGGAGAATGCAtccatagttttttttattcctCTTGTAGCTGCTTCTTTTTAGGACTTGTTCCCAGCCAGAGCAAACCGAATAGAAATCTTGAAAGTTCTCCATATGTGCCACAATCAATAGCCGAGATAACAAATATTTCGAATGGTTAACGCTTGGGCAATGAAACAATAAAAGGAATAAAGGAATGAACCTGAAGAAGGGCAGAGGCAGACATGAACATATGAAAGGCATGTGTGTTCGTTCGTTCCTAAAAATCAGCATTGCCACACGGCCAAAAAATTAACAGCATAGTGCAAGAGAGATTTTCCGGCGGAGTACTATCCATTGGGTTTTATCACCATAGCTTCAATTTCTTCAGTGGAGGTTTTCGTTTTTGATTGGACTAATCTAGGTGAAGGGTTTATAAAGAATGAAAAGCAGAGGATATGAAACAAATTCATAAACAGAAGCTTAAAGAACataatttattgataatattGGTAGTTTTTACTTAGATTTAGAATCCAATTAAACTGTATTGAAGATCATCATTGATTGAGAGCAGATGAGGCTCTGTAACGGAATGAAAAGGAAACAGAGAAGACGAAGTCGATGAAGTCGTAGAATTTCTTTGTTGGGTTTCTTTGTTGACCGGTGACATGGCAGTAAAGACTAATTTTATTGattgatttaattaaatgatGTGGACAGCTTTTGGATGGAGGATATTttccttttagtatagtatagataACTCAAGAATGCGATTGTTCCATCTGcctttttagtaaaaaaagatGAGCTTCTTCGTCAACATTAAAGAAAAGGGAATTCGTTCAAAAAAATACTGAACATGGTAAGAATGACCAAAAGAAACCTGAACTCGAACCTGACCATTAAAACACTGAACATTTGTTGactttttcagtttattaaGAAACCGTCGATTGACTTACCAGACTAATTCACCGTTAACCGATAGTTAAGACAGTGTTTACTAACCGTTAAATACTGCCGTTAAGtaaaaacgacgtcgtttcatcaCGTCGTTATCTTTAATTAAAATTGGTGTTGGTTGGATTCGAACTCGGCACTCGCGTTTAATGGGAGGGGTCTTTGCCACTGAGCTAATGGACTTTATGGTTTATTACCACACACATTTTGCTTTATTGATGAAACGATGTGGataattgaaataaaataaaacgtaACCCTAATTTCTCATAAACCCAAATCGATTTGGGGATTTTTCTCAGAAACCCTAAGGCTCTTTGAACTCGTGATGTGTAGTAGATGGTGAAGACGAAGTTCACAAGGAACGGAAGGGAGGTTGTGATTTTCGGAGGGATGAGGAATTTCGATTACGGGAGTGAAGTGGTTCAACAATCGAACAAGGATGGAGACGGTGGTGGGAGTGAAGAAGTGGTTCAACAGTCGAAGAAGGGTGGTGATGCGAGTGTGTCTGAACCAAAGAGATCGGCGAAGAGAGGTGGTTCTGTGAGTTTGTCATCGCCGGAGAAATCGAGGAAAAGAGTTGAAGGGATAGAGATGTTGGCATCTATGGTGGCGTCAAAGACAAGGCGGAGAACTTCATATGGGTCGCCTGTGTCATCTCCGGAGAAGACCACGAGGCGTGGGACACCATATGGTGGTTCCACTTTGTCTCCTAGTCAATCGAAGAAGCAGAAGGTGATGACAAATACTGTGGCTCCTCCGGGAAAATCGAAGAAGCAGAAAGTGATGACAGAGACTGTGGCTCCTCCTAGAAACTCGAAGAAGCAGAAGGTGATGACAGAGACTGTGGCTCCTCCTGGAAACTCGAAGAAGAAGCAGAACGTACATGGTGATGACAGAGAAGAATCTCCCCAAAGTCCGACAAATGCTCTGAAACCTGTAAGTGAAGAAGAGGAATTTGGGGATATAGCTGATGATGGTAGGCTAGAATTAGAAGATGGTAGGCTCACATTAGAAGATGAGGATGGTTTTGGTGGCATCGAGGAAGAAAACTGTAGAGATTTGGGTCTTCATTTTGGTGATGAAGAAATACATGATGAGTGTGAGATTGATGAAGACGAAGGGGATGATTATGCTTGGGATGAAAGTAAAATCCCTGATCCTGTGTCATCAGATGATGagaatgaagaggagatgaTACATGCGCAAGCTTACAGAGCAGACACTGATCCAGAGGAGCTCCTTCAGCTTGGCAAGGTGGAAAATATCTAAGGTTACAGAGGTTCTTCTGGTGCATTGCAAGGTCCTACACTCCTGGCATGTTCAAGTACAACATGGATGAGCTTAAGAGCTATGATCCACTAGCTCATGCATCTCTGATCAAGACAAAGCCAGAGACTTGGTCTAGAGCTTACTTCAAGATAGGCTCCCATTGCAATGATAATCTGAACAACTTGTGTGAGTCCTTCAACAAGACCATCAGGGAGGCTAGGAAGAAGCCTCTGCTTGACTTGTTAGAGGAGATAAGGCGCCAATGTATGACTAGGAACTTCACTCGGTCCAAGATGGCTACAGACAGGAAGACTAGGTTTACCATGAAGACGCAGCAAGAGTTAGACATGGTTGAGAAGAAGTGCCACGAGTGTATATTGCGTTGGGAAATTGGGCCAGAGACTGAGGTAGAGTATCAAGACCAGTGCTATGTTGTGAGTTTGGAGAAGGAGACTTGTGCATGTCGAGGCTGGCAAATGAATGGTATTCCGTGCATCCATGCTGGTAAGGTCATCCTTCGTGCGAAGAGAAAGCTTTCTGAATTTGTTGTTGAGTGCTACACAACTTCTAAGTGGCGTGAGACTTACAGTTATTGGACCAGACCTGTAAATGGGATGATAGAGTGGTCTCAGACAAATATATTAGGTGTGATTCTACCACCTAATCGAACTGGTAATCCTGGTAGACCTAAAAACCATGACAGAAAGAAGGGAGCCAATGAGACAAAGTTTACTACCAAGATGAGCCGTGCGAACAGAGTAATGACATGCTCTAACTGCAAAGAAGAAAGCCACTACAAGAACAAATGTAATAAAGGTTCTGTTCCGAGTCCACCTAAGAAATCACGAGGCAGACCAAGGAAATATCAGGTAAGGGTCTTAGTTTTTTAGCTATTGGTAATGTGTATGAGTTTGTTGAGGTTATTGACcatttttttatatgatacatggACTACATATTGAAGCGTCTCAAGCTCAATCCTCACAAGCTCCATCCTCACAAGCTCAATCCTCACAAGCTCACTCCTCACAAGCTCAAGCATCACCATGGGAAGCTCCCCAATCTTCACAAGGTCAACCATCACGATGGGAAGTTCCCCAATCTTCACAAGCATCACAGACAAGAACGTGGGGAAGATGGTTCTCTTAGATGATGATGTTGTcccttttgttttgttgtgtaaTGATGATGTTGTTTCTCTCGGATgctcttgtttttcttttaggaTGATGATGTTGTTTCTCTCGGATgctcttatttttcttttaggaTGATGCTATCTTATGTACTTCTATTAAGATGCTGATGATGTTGTGTTAAACAATGAAAATGGTTtctgttttgttcttttggtttatgttttgttctttttgtatctctaatcgattagaatgaagaagaagaagcaaacaaaGTCTAACATCATCATCCATAACATAAAATAGTCTTACAACATGAGTCTTAACCCATTACAGAATTACACAAACATAGTCTCCTAGATGAAAATAACCATTAGAGAATCAACACAAGACATCACAATTCAAAGACAACCAATTCCTACTGCCTCTTTCCCATGAAGAACACAATACAAGAAACTGATGCCACCAGAAAACCCACTTTCATGATCACATTCAGCTTCTTAACTTCATTGCTAGCCTTCCTGAGATTTTCTTTCAACTCTTCCTCCACATTTTTGAGGCGGTCTATCTCCATTTTGAGCTTCCTCAAATCCGATGCAAAGCCATCAACTTTAGGCAATGCATCTTGAACCTCTTCGTAGACAGCTTCATCTACCCATTTATACAAGTGATCATGGACATAAATCATGAACAAAATCTATGTTCAAACAATTTCACACTACCTAGCCATTGAAGCTTTACATAAACACAATCAACAAGACCTATAATCAATTTAAACACGAGAAAACGCTTACATTTCGAAACGTTGGGCATCTAAAGAAAGTTCTTCCTGGATTTTCCTTCGTTTTTGATGTGTAAATCCCAGTTCTTCGACCACAGCCGCATTGCTCCGGGATACCACGAATACCCATCGTATTCACAGACGAATCCTCACAACCCGAACTCATCATGTGACAATCGAAGAAGGAAATGTGAGAATCGATCTTCTAAAGGAAGAAATTGAATCTTCTAAAGGAAGAAATTGAAGAGAATCGAACTCTGTTCGTCGTCCTCGTTTTGATTTGGGAATTAGGGTTAGGACAAGACGttgtctttctttttgattCATTTAACTGGGATTCGAAGATAATATAATAAACTTTGTTCGTCAATCTATTGTAAAGTCTATTAGCTCAGTGGCAATAAACCCGCACAATGATACACGAGAGCACGGGTTCGATCCTGATAGAGCACATATTTTTAGTTTCATCTACGTCGTTTCATTCATTTGTCTTTAATCAGATAAAGAGACGAAACGACGTCATATTCTTTAACACCCAAAATTAACGTCATCTAAATTATCTGTTAACTCTGATAACGGTGGGATAATTTGGTTAGTCAATCGAAACGTTCTTAATAAACTGTAAAAGTCAATGAAAGTTTGTGCTTTTTATGGCCACACAGTATGTCCAGATTTCCTTTGGCCATTCTTGCCGTGTATAGTATTTTTTTGGACGAATTCTCTTAAAGAAAACAAGCATGTCCTGTTTTAAAAACAAACACGAAGAGCATTGGTGATTGGTGACACCCATTTAGGGTGTCTTAGtgaatttttttagtatttaagTGTGGTTAAGTTATTTTGTTaagagatttttaaaattactggTTTATTGGTAATATCTGAGATAGGgattcttaaaaattaaaaactattcaatataattttattaaaaaaaaagttgagcaTAATACAAGCTTCACTCCCCTACCAGAATACAAAGAACATTGACACATGAATACAGAAGATCACAAGCTCCACTCCCGTGACCACCACACACGAGAAGATCACAAGACTACAAGAACATTGACATATTAATACAGAAGACTACAAGCTTCACTCCAGTGAGACTACATGAGACTGAGCTTGTCCGTGACTACAATGCTACACTCTTTCACTCTTTATGACCTGCAAAACCAAGACAAGAACATGAGACagagaacacaagaacaagCATTTATATGATTAATAACCACAGTCTTTATATCACCAATAACCAAGACAAGAAGATGCAACAAAGAACACTCTGTTATATGATTAATAACCATAGTCACATACCAACAAGATGAGACAGAGAACACAAGATTACACAAACATAGAAGAAGATTTGCTTGATTAAATCTTCTTGGATTACATCTTCTTGGAGTCAAACACTCGAGACCATCTTGCCAAGCCTTGTTGAGCAGGTGGGATCGATTAAAGCCTTCAACGCAAAAGCTTCTGTCTTTTGTATCAAAGACAaacaaaattcgttttttaaaGATTGATAGGAAGACAGAAAGTGTGAGTGAGGAATAAAAGCGAACAGTTGGTGGACGAGCCTGAAACTGTTGGTTGTTGTTTCCGAAATCAGTAGCTGCCCTTTCTTCGATCGGATtcttgaggaaaagaaaaaactaaaacgCAGAGAGAGATACTCGTTGTGAGTGACGAGGCTCTCTTGCTCTCTCTTCCCTTCTCCTCCTCGATCTCTGCATCTTCAGCTTAACCGATTTTGCTTCACTTCGTCGACAAGTAGAGCTCCCCTAGTTTTCTCCCCCCAAACACTACATAGACGACGCGTGGCATTCAAGAGTCGTATGTTCTGTCTTCTAAATAAGATACGTAGCTTAgattaattgtattttttcattttctttaataccttattaaatttaaaagacCTAGTAAGATACTCTAAAGAACTGCAAAGATAATAACAAGATCATCCAATAATAATTTCTCTCAACCACAAAAAATTCTTAAAGAGACATTAATCATCCCTATGATCCTATACTTCTCCGGGTTCCATTATATGTTATGGTATCGATCAGAGAATCTCTGCAAAAACCAATGAGGTTTTGGACAAATCCATCAACAGCAGAGTGGTTTCTTATGTCTGAAGGAACATTAGATAAcagatatttacttttttggtttacatttttttattaggAACATTAGATACATATAATAGCTTAATATCATTAATATATAagctaataataaaataaaatataatcaatcGTTAAAATTTGAGTAGAGATAAATAAGTAAACATGTTTCTCGTAAACTATGAGTAAATCTTTAATCAAATTTAGAAACTAATTTATTCTTTAATGTAAGATAAAGTAGATTTTCTTGtaccaaaagaaaacaaattagatGCTTAATTGAAATAGGAACACAATACTAATTCAAATAGaaatagaatattatttatAGCTAATAGCTATa includes:
- the LOC108825009 gene encoding uncharacterized protein At1g43920, Chloroplastic-like codes for the protein MMSSGCEDSSVNTMGIRGIPEQCGCGRRTGIYTSKTKENPGRTFFRCPTFRNILFMIYVHDHLYKWVDEAVYEEVQDALPKVDGFASDLRKLKMEIDRLKNVEEELKENLRKASNEVKKLNVIMKVGFLVASVSCIVIIIPFVFINLTLIMYFFITKMKTQISTVFFLDATKTILIF
- the LOC108826111 gene encoding uncharacterized protein LOC108826111 isoform X3, whose amino-acid sequence is MRSYRWTSRQGLASLWKIVYSWISVAQGRVMYITLESFFRGSICGVLLELMRTKQRNVAKCRSGNGTSELILHGSVGARGTKLLCNYEEFLENICGGLAETTADKLIVMFSK
- the LOC108826111 gene encoding uncharacterized protein LOC108826111 isoform X1 — protein: MVFKRSYRWTSRQGLASLWKIVYSWISVAQGRVMYITLESFFRGSICGVLLELMRTKQRNVAKCRSGNGTSELILHGSVGARGTKLLCNYEEFLENICGGLAETTADKLIVMFSK
- the LOC108826111 gene encoding uncharacterized protein LOC108826111 isoform X2 → MVFKRSYRWTSRQGLASLWKIVYSWISVAQGRVMYITLESFFRGSICGVLLELMSGIETISNEHFRVDYTRILHGSVGARGTKLLCNYEEFLENICGGLAETTADKLIVMFSK